Proteins from a genomic interval of Rattus norvegicus strain BN/NHsdMcwi chromosome 2, GRCr8, whole genome shotgun sequence:
- the LOC134485702 gene encoding uncharacterized protein LOC134485702 encodes MQVTESRVWDIWCREIRDKNIAGATRGLRVTEEIQKLWNTGVLKLRRRLSGRHGVCALTRQWKDPEVGLSGQLTWTRLPQGFKNSPTLFDEALHRDLADFRVQHPTLILLQYVDDLLLAATSETACQRGTESLLQTLGQLDYRASAKKAQICQTQVTYLGYQLRDGQRWLTPARRQTVAGITAPKNGRQLREFLGTAGFCRLWIPGFAEMAAPLYPLTKPGVLFQWGPEQQKAFENIKQALLSSPALGLPDITKPFELFIDEKQGYAKGVLTQRLGPWKRPVAYLSKKLDPVASGWPPCLRMVAAIAVLIKDAGKLTLGQPLTILAPHAVEALVKQPPDRWLSNSRMTHYQALLLDAERVQFGPVVALNPATLLPLPEEAEQHDCLQILAEVHGTRPDLSDQPLQNADHTWYTDGSSFLAEGERKAGAAVTTEDKVIWAKALPAGTSAQRAELIALTQALKMAKGHQKGHNPEARGNRLADATAREVAMSKQILPLNSPDQPTPPPVGQTSWVYAHEDIELLEKMGAIYHPQLKQWVYKGKTVMPIKMTFELISFLHKLTHLGFKKMKTLLDREEINLWFLNRDKAIQKVTESCKACAQVNPGRTMIGQGVRPRGHRPGIHWEIDFTEIKPGMYGYKYLLVFVDTFSGWVEAFPTKHETAKMVTKKLLEEIFPRYGMPQALGSDNGPAFVSHVSQLVAKLLGIDWKLHCAYRPQSSGQVERMNRTIKETLSKLTLATGSKDWVTLLPLVLYRARNTPGPHGLTPFEIMYGAPPPFVHFFDSNIADFTDSPSLRAHLQALQIVQKDVWRPLAAAYQDELEHPVVPHPFQIGDTVWVRRHQTKNLEPRWKGPYTVLLTTPTALKVDGVAAWIHASHVKAVRSEELTNHNTTPQTWRVQRTPNPLKLKLLRGSS; translated from the exons ATGCAAGTTACC GAAAGTCGCgtgtgggacatttggtgccgagaaatCCGGGACAAAAACATCGCCGGCGCTACGAGAGGCCTCCGTGTCACGGAAGAAATTCAGAAGCTATGGAATAcag GTGTACTTAAGCTCCGGCGCCGGCTCTCGGGACGCCACGGCGTCTGTGCGCTGACGCGACAG TGGAAAGACCCTGAAGTAGGGCTTTCAGGACAATTAACTTGGACAAGACTGCCTCAAGGGTTTaaaaacagcccaacgctctttgatgaggccttacatCGGGACTTAGCTGACTTTAGGGTTCAGCATCCCACCCTCATACTCCTGCAATATGTAGATGACCTCCTCCTAGCGGCCACTTCTGAAACTGCATGCCAACGGGGAACTGAATCCCTCTTACAGACTTTGGGACAATTGGACTACCGAGCCTCTGCCAaaaaggctcaaatttgccagacccaggttacttatttaggctaCCAGCTACGGGATGGACAGCGATGGCTGACCCCGGCCAGGAGACAGACTGTGGCCGGCATCACTGCCCCCAAGAATGGCCGACAGCTACGAGAGTTCTTGGGGACAGCGGGATTCTgccgcctctggattcctgggtttgctgaaATGGCAGCCCCTTTGTACCCCCTCACTAAACcgggggtgctcttccagtggggaccAGAGCagcaaaaagcatttgaaaacatcaaacaggccttattgtcctcccctgccttgggtctccctGATATTACCAAACCTtttgaactgttcatcgatgagaaacaggggtatgctaaaggggtcctaacacaaaggttgggaccctggaaacgccctgtagcctacctgtctaagaaattggaccctgtggcctccggctggccaccgtgcctaaggatggtggctgctattgctgtcctgatcaaggatgctggaaaattgactttgggacagccactcaccatcctagcaccccacgcagtggaggccttggtaaagcagcccccagaccgctggctctctaattcccgcatgacccactaccaagccttgttactggatgcagaacgggttcagtttgggcccgtagtcgccctcaatcctgccaccttgcttcctctaccagaggaggcagaacaacatgactgcctacaaatcctcgcagaagtacatggaaccaggccggacctatcggaccagcctcttcagaatgctgaccacacatggtacacagatggcagcagcttcttggcagagggagagcgaaaggctggagctgcggtcactacggaggacaaagtaaTTTGGgcaaaagccctgcctgctggtacctccgcacaacgggctgaactcatcgccttgactcaggcgctcaagatggcaaaag gacaccagaaggggcacaacccagaggcacgaggaaaccggctggccgatgccacggcgcgagaagtggccatgagcaaacaaatcttacccttaaatagcccagaccaacccacgcccccaccagtgggacaaaccagttgggtttatgcccatgaggacatagagctcctagaaaaaatgggggccatctaccaccctcaactaaaacagtgggtctacaaaggaaagacagttatgccaataaaaatgacttttgaattgatctcttTTTTAcacaaattaacccatttggggtttaagaagatgaaaaccttactagatcgggaagagataaatctgtggtttttgaatcgggacaaagcgatacaaaaggtgactgagagttgcaaagcgtgcgctcaggttaacccgggaaggaccatgattggacaaggagttcgtcctaggggacaccgtcccggcatccattgggaaattgattttactgaaattaaaccaggtatgtatggatacaagtatctcctagtgtttgtagacaccttctcaggatgggtcgaagccttccccacaaagcacgagactgcaaaaatggtcaccaagaagctcctcgaggaaatctttcccaggtatggcatgcctcaagcgttggggtcggacaacgggcccgctttcgtctcccacgtaagtcagttggtggccaaattgctggggattgattggaaattacattgtgcctatagaccccagagttcaggtcaggtagaacgcatgaatagaacaattaaggagactttatccaaacttacgcttgcaactggctcaaaggattgggtgaccctccttcccctagttctctatcgggcccggaataccccgggcccccatggtctaactccttttgaaataatgtatggagcaccacccccatttgtccatttctttgattcaaacattgctgatttcactgacagcccttctctgagggcccatttacaggccctacagattgtgcagaaagacgtctggagacctttggccgctgcttaccaggacgagcttgagcatccggtggtgccacacccgttccagattggagacaccgtgtgggtgcgcagacaccagaccaagaatctcgagccacggtggaaaggaccctacaccgtcctcctgactaccccgaccgccctaaaggtagacggagtcgcggcttggatccacgcatcacacgtcaaggcagtccggtctgaggaattgactaatcacaacactacaccccagacatggagagttcagcgcactccaaaccccttaaagttaaaactcctacgtggctcctcctag